From Archaeoglobus sulfaticallidus PM70-1:
TCCTTCGATTACTGTTCCCACAGTAACCACAGCATCCACATCTCCCTTCTCAAGTATCCTCTTTACCGCAATCGGTGTGTCAAAAACACCCGGTACTCTAATAATGTCCGTGATTTCCGCTCCAAGAAAATCAGCATGTTCTTTTGCGAGGATTTCCATCATGTAAGTTATATCCCTGTTGAATTCAGCAACAACCAAACCGAGTTTAATTTTTTCCATCCACACCACCTTCAGAATAAATTCAAAATGAATTTAAAAGATTTTTGAGAGTTGAGAATTCCGAAATTTTCCTTCTACCTCCTGATCTCACCAACATCCTCATATCCCTGTCTCTGCCCAGTTCCAGCCAGTCTTTCCAGCCTCTTCGGATTCAGGAGCAAATCCACTGCATTTCTAACATGCTCTCTGACCCTGTTCTCGGCAACCACCAAAAGCTCCTGCTCATCCTCTGCCTCATCTTCGTGAATCGTCACATCGATCACATGCTTCCCGGTCATGAGCTGAACAAGCTGAAGGGACATGCTCAAAACGATGTAGCTCAGCTTATCGTTTTCAGTAGCTCCAACCCATCCGCAGGTTATGACAATATCGCATCCCCTTTCATCTATGAGCTTTTTTGCAGCAATCGGCAAATCCTTGATTCCCGGCACAGTGTACCTTTCATAGGGCAGGGAGCAGATCTTCCTAAGCTCGTTTATTGCTATCTTACCCATGTTTATCCTTGAGAAGGTTGTGTCAGCTATCCCAACCTTCATAGGATCACTTCAGAACTTCAAGTGCGTGATTTATCGCTGGGACTGCACATCCCTTTCTGGTCAATATGTCCTCAACAGCCATAAGAGTTGCGACAACCTCCCTCTTCCCTATGTTGCCCATCGTCCCTATTCTGAATATCTTGCCCTTAAGATGCTCCTGTCCACCCGAAATGGTTATGCTGTACTCCTGCTTGAGCGTTCCTCTGAGTTCCTTGTCAGTTATGCCCTCAGGCATTTTTATTGCCGTAACAGTGTTCGAGTAGCTGCTGTACTCATTCAGCCTCGGGAATAACTCAAGCCCGGCATTGACAGCCCATTCTCTGACAGCCCTGGAGAACTTCCTGTGTCTCTGAATCCTGTTCTCCAGCCCCTCTTCCTTTATCATCTCGATAGCCTCATTCAAAGCGACAAAAAGCGGGACTGCTGGAGTATATGGGGTCTGCCAGTCCTTGAGCTTTTTCTTATATGCCATCAAATCCAGATAGAACGGGGCTTTTTCATTGTAAAACTCCCATGCCCTCTCATTTACAGCCACCGCTGCAAGTCCGGGAGGTATGCCGAGGCATTTCTGGGAGCCCACTATCGCCACATCAATGCCCCACTCATCCATCTTAACTTCATCCCCACCAACAGAGGTTATTCCATCCATTATAACCAGAGCAGAATGCTTCTTAGCTATCTTCGCTATCTCCCTTGCCGGATTCAGAATCCCTGTTGAGGTTTCGTTGTGGACAAATGCTACAGCCTCGCTTCCATTCTCAAGGGACTCCTTCACTTTCTCGAGATCTATTGACTCCCCCCACTCGAATCTCAGCGCATCAACCTCTGTGTATCTCGAGGCAATTCTGCAGAGCCTGTCACCAAACTTTCCATTATCTATGCATGTGATCCTGCTAACCTTCGAGAAGCTTGATATTGCAGCCTCCATCCCCGCCGTTCCAGACCCAGAAATCAGATAAACATCTCCATCAGTGCCAAAAAGCTCCTTCAACCCAAGAGTGCAGTTTTTCATTATATCTGAGAATTCCGGTGTCCTGTGCCCTATCAACGGCTTTGCCATGGCATTCAGTATTCTGCTATGCACCTGAACAGGGCCAGGAATCATCAGCAGTTCATCGAATTTCATAAGCTTCTTGCAGATGGGGAGTTTTATAAGTTTTTGCTGGAACTGTGCTGAAGCTGATGCTGAACTGTGCTGAAACATACATATAATCGCAAACAGCAACAGATTAGGACAAAAAAATAAGTATGGGAAAAATTAGTGGCCCACTAGTAGCCCTTCCATACAGGCCTTTTCTTTTTGACGAAAGCCATCATGCCCTCGGCAAAATCGCTGGTTGGTATGAGCATTACGATCTCCCTCTTGGATAGCTCAAGAGCTTCTGTGAAAGTCTTTCTGACCGCATTAACAGACTCCTTTATCGCCTTGACAGAAAGAGGTGCGAGCCTCGAGACCTTCTCCACATACTCAATCCCTGCCATCTCGAGCTGATCGTGTGGAACGACAACATCAACGAATCCCAGCTCTTCCGCCTCTTCTGGATCGAGCTGATCTCCGGTAAGGCAGTACTTGATAAACTTCCTGCCGAGCATTGCAACTCCAATCGTCGATGCTATTGGTGGCATAGCACCGATCAATCCCTCTGGCACAGCAAAGCTCGCTTTTTCTGAGGCTATTACGATATCAAATAGCAGATTGAGCTCCATCCCACCTCCAAAAGCATAGCCGTTCACCAACGAGATCGTTGGCTTGGTGTACTCCATCAGCGTTGCGACCAGTGGCAGAGCTACTTTCTCGAAGAAATCCCTGCCATCCGTGAACTTCTTCCACGATCCCATGACAGAGATGTCATCTCCAGCACAGAATGCCTTGCCCTCTCCCGTAATCAAAACGGCCCTTACATCCTTATCCTCCTCAGCCTTCTTGAACGCCTGATTTAAACCGGTCCACATCTCCTCATTGAGAGAATTCAGCTTATCCGGCCTTCTCATTGTGATTAACGCATAGTTGTGCCTTTTCTCATACCTGACCGGCCCGAAGTCCACCTGTTCGTAATTCCAAGTGTAGAAGCCCTCTCCGCTCTTCTTCCCCAGCTTTTTGGCCTCAACCATCTCCACGAGCAGGGGATCTGGACTGTACTCATCAAGTCCCGTTTCCTTAGCTCTCGCTTCAAGAGTCTCAACCACCATATCTATCCCGAAATCGTCTGCCATCTCAAGCAATCCCTTGGGATATCCCATACCAAGCACCATTGCCTTGTCTATGTCCTCTCTGGTTGCTATGCCGTTCCTCAAAAGCCAGGAGGCCTCGTTTATTGCAGGTGCAAGGATCCTTACTGGATTAACCCTGTATGCCAGGTTTCTGGGTATCTTAACCCTGTGATACACTCCCTTGTGCTCGTAAAATCCCCTGCCGGATTTCATTCCCAGTCTGCCTTCCTTTATCATCTCTTCAACGAGTTTCGATGGCTTTACATTAACACCCCTCTTCATCATCTCATGGGTAACATAAAAGACGATATCAACCCCGCTGAAGTCGACAACCTCCAGGATACCCATCGGAAGCCCTAACCTGTATTTAACAGCGGAATCGATTTCCTCTGGCTTGAATCCCTCCTCTACCATCCGTATGGCTTCAGTGAAAACCCTGAGATTTATCCTGTTGACCAGGAATCCCGGAACATCTTTCTCGACAAGAACATAATCCATGCCAATTGTTTTTGCAAACTCCTTCGTTTTCTCTACCGTCTCATCGCTCGTTCTCTCCCCTCTGATAATCTCCACAAGCTTTATCAGCGTTGGAGGGTTAAAGAAGTGCAAACCGATAACGCTTTCAGGCCTTCTGGTGGCAGATGATATGTCCGTGATCGGTATTGTGGATGTGTTGGTGGAGAAAATCACACCCTCTTTGCAGTTCTCATCCAGCCTTTTGAAGATGTCCTTCTTAACATCAGTATCCTCAATAACAGCCTCAATAACAAAATCAGCCTCTTTTGCAGCCTCTTCAAGGTTGGTTGTCGTTTTAATCCTTTTCAAAACATCCTCAGCATTCTC
This genomic window contains:
- a CDS encoding 3-hydroxyacyl-CoA dehydrogenase/enoyl-CoA hydratase family protein codes for the protein MKNVLVIGAGTMGHGIAEVCAIAGYNVTIVDIKDEFLEKAVKKIGWSLKKLESKKKIKENAEDVLKRIKTTTNLEEAAKEADFVIEAVIEDTDVKKDIFKRLDENCKEGVIFSTNTSTIPITDISSATRRPESVIGLHFFNPPTLIKLVEIIRGERTSDETVEKTKEFAKTIGMDYVLVEKDVPGFLVNRINLRVFTEAIRMVEEGFKPEEIDSAVKYRLGLPMGILEVVDFSGVDIVFYVTHEMMKRGVNVKPSKLVEEMIKEGRLGMKSGRGFYEHKGVYHRVKIPRNLAYRVNPVRILAPAINEASWLLRNGIATREDIDKAMVLGMGYPKGLLEMADDFGIDMVVETLEARAKETGLDEYSPDPLLVEMVEAKKLGKKSGEGFYTWNYEQVDFGPVRYEKRHNYALITMRRPDKLNSLNEEMWTGLNQAFKKAEEDKDVRAVLITGEGKAFCAGDDISVMGSWKKFTDGRDFFEKVALPLVATLMEYTKPTISLVNGYAFGGGMELNLLFDIVIASEKASFAVPEGLIGAMPPIASTIGVAMLGRKFIKYCLTGDQLDPEEAEELGFVDVVVPHDQLEMAGIEYVEKVSRLAPLSVKAIKESVNAVRKTFTEALELSKREIVMLIPTSDFAEGMMAFVKKKRPVWKGY
- a CDS encoding pyridoxal-phosphate-dependent aminotransferase family protein, with protein sequence MKFDELLMIPGPVQVHSRILNAMAKPLIGHRTPEFSDIMKNCTLGLKELFGTDGDVYLISGSGTAGMEAAISSFSKVSRITCIDNGKFGDRLCRIASRYTEVDALRFEWGESIDLEKVKESLENGSEAVAFVHNETSTGILNPAREIAKIAKKHSALVIMDGITSVGGDEVKMDEWGIDVAIVGSQKCLGIPPGLAAVAVNERAWEFYNEKAPFYLDLMAYKKKLKDWQTPYTPAVPLFVALNEAIEMIKEEGLENRIQRHRKFSRAVREWAVNAGLELFPRLNEYSSYSNTVTAIKMPEGITDKELRGTLKQEYSITISGGQEHLKGKIFRIGTMGNIGKREVVATLMAVEDILTRKGCAVPAINHALEVLK
- the ribC gene encoding riboflavin synthase produces the protein MKVGIADTTFSRINMGKIAINELRKICSLPYERYTVPGIKDLPIAAKKLIDERGCDIVITCGWVGATENDKLSYIVLSMSLQLVQLMTGKHVIDVTIHEDEAEDEQELLVVAENRVREHVRNAVDLLLNPKRLERLAGTGQRQGYEDVGEIRR
- the ribH gene encoding 6,7-dimethyl-8-ribityllumazine synthase encodes the protein MEKIKLGLVVAEFNRDITYMMEILAKEHADFLGAEITDIIRVPGVFDTPIAVKRILEKGDVDAVVTVGTVIEGDTEHDEIVAQHAARKIMDLSLEYNKPVTLGIAGPGMGRIAAQERVDYAKRGVEAAVKLVRRLREYDESK